In a single window of the Manis javanica isolate MJ-LG chromosome 16, MJ_LKY, whole genome shotgun sequence genome:
- the OR10C1 gene encoding LOW QUALITY PROTEIN: olfactory receptor 10C1 (The sequence of the model RefSeq protein was modified relative to this genomic sequence to represent the inferred CDS: inserted 1 base in 1 codon; substituted 2 bases at 2 genomic stop codons) — MIRRDVSRIYTNISALSESILEGFSHLPNLWGLLFSLFLVIYLLTMAGNLLIVELVSVDATLQSPMHFFLXILSALEIGYTSVTVPLLLHQLLTCQLHIPYSGCALQMFFFSVFXATESCLLEAMAYDHCAAICEPLHNPLLLSHQVCLCLAGSACACGATGPGPIPLSSSPCPLCAISHFCEIQATVKLLCRDTSLNELQIVLAAGLMILIGLILGSYGCVLTTIFXIPSAAGNHKAFFICSSHLVWFISFYPYFIFVYIRTKASYDPVTGPLLSVFYAVVTPILNPIIYSLQNTNVKAALKRTIQKIRLTEI; from the exons TCAGAAGAGATGTGAGCAGGATATATACAAACATCTCAGCATTGAGTGAATCCATTCTTGAAGGCTTCTCCCACCTGCCCAACCTCTGGGGCttgctcttctctctttttcttgttatCTACCTGCTCACCATGGCAGGCAATCTCCTCATTGTGGAGCTTGTCTCAGTTGATGCCACCCTCCAGTCCCCCATGCACTTCTTCCTTTGAATCCTCTCAGCTCTGGAGATTGGCTACACATCTGTCACTGTCCCTTTGCTGCTTCACCAACTCCTCACTTGTCAACTCCACATTCCTTACTCTGGCTGTGCTCTCCAgatgttcttcttttctgttt gtgccactGAGAGTTGCCTCCTGGAAGCCATGGCCTATGACCATTGTGCAGCCATTTGTGAACCCCTTCACAACCCCCTTCTGCTAAGCCATCAGGTGTGTCTATGCCTAGCTGGGTCAGCATGCGCCTGTGGAGCAACGGGGCCTGGGCCCATACCTCTGTCATCTTCTCCTTGCCCATTGTGTGCCATCTCACACTTCTGTGAGATCCAGGCCACTGTGAAGCTGTTATGTAGAGACACCTCACTCAACGAACTGCAGATAGTCCTGGCTGCTGGCCTCATGATCTTGATCGGCCTCATCCTGGGCTCCTATGGCTGTGTCCTGACTACTATCTTCTAGATCCCATCTGCTGCTGGCAACCACAAGGCCTTCTTCATCTGCTCCTCCCACCTGGTGTGGTTTATCTCTT TTTATCCTTACTTTATCTTTGTCTACATCAGAACTAAGGCCAGCTACGATCCAGTCACTGGCCCTCTGCTGTCTGTCTTCTATGCCGTGGTCACCCCCATCCTCAATCCCATCATCTATAGCCTGCAGAACACTAATGTCAAGGCTGCCCTAAAGAGAACAATCCAGAAAATTAGGCTCACAGAGATTTGA